A single Rhopalosiphum padi isolate XX-2018 chromosome 4, ASM2088224v1, whole genome shotgun sequence DNA region contains:
- the LOC132929446 gene encoding androgen-induced gene 1 protein-like isoform X2 → MSLTSYLTVANVAVHVLGTITFVFSVYYNYVYVNIPTHVNPIDDAFGGKFKYLTFLDGCFQALFFLYALIVDVFPLIFPSKSSVLETLVQVKSFFFASVAFPLSMFVSTTFWSLWFIDRSLVMPKDIDLYFPIWLNHTMHTFVFVFTCLEMVTAYRPYPSRIFGMTTHICLQLSYLIWIHIVYSQCHMWVYPILTQLNLPLRCLFFLGTFVYTSVLYIVGEYFNKFVWGYQPQKVQEKRQ, encoded by the exons ATGAGTCTGACGTCGTATCTAACGGTCGCCAATGTCGCCGTGCACGTGCTCGGCACTATCACGTTCGTCTTCTCCGTCTACTATAATTACGTTTATGTCAACATACCCACGCACGTGAATCCCATCGACGACGCGTTCGGCGGCAAATTCAAATACCTCACGTTTTTGGACGGA tgtTTTCAAGCATTGTTTTTCCTTTATGCTTTGATCGTGGACGTTTTCCCGTTGATTTTCCCTTCTAAATCATCGGTCTTGGAAACCTTAGTTCAAGTAAAAAGCTTTTTCTTCGCCAGCGTTGCTTTTCCATTAAGTAtg tttGTGTCTACGACCTTTTGGAGCTTGTGGTTTATCGACCGTAGCTTGGTGATGCCTAAAGATATAGACTTATATTTCCCAATTTGGTTGAACCACACAATGCATACGTTTGTATTCGTATTCACCTGCTTAGAAATGGTCACCGCTTACCGACCATATCCATCCCGTATTTTCGGAATGACTACACATATCTGTCTGCAGTTATCTTATTTAATATG gattcatattgtatatagtcAGTGCCATATGTGGGTATATCCGATTCTTACTCAGTTGAACCTGCCATTGAGATGCCTTTTCTTCCTTGGCACATTTGTGTACACATCTGTCTTATACATAGTTGGCGAATATTTCAACAAATTTGTCTGGGGCTATCAACCTCAAAAG GTTCAAGAAAAAcgacaataa
- the LOC132929446 gene encoding androgen-induced gene 1 protein-like isoform X1, with translation MSLTSYLTVANVAVHVLGTITFVFSVYYNYVYVNIPTHVNPIDDAFGGKFKYLTFLDGCFQALFFLYALIVDVFPLIFPSKSSVLETLVQVKSFFFASVAFPLSMFVSTTFWSLWFIDRSLVMPKDIDLYFPIWLNHTMHTFVFVFTCLEMVTAYRPYPSRIFGMTTHICLQLSYLIWIHIVYSQCHMWVYPILTQLNLPLRCLFFLGTFVYTSVLYIVGEYFNKFVWGYQPQKVQNQYDP, from the exons ATGAGTCTGACGTCGTATCTAACGGTCGCCAATGTCGCCGTGCACGTGCTCGGCACTATCACGTTCGTCTTCTCCGTCTACTATAATTACGTTTATGTCAACATACCCACGCACGTGAATCCCATCGACGACGCGTTCGGCGGCAAATTCAAATACCTCACGTTTTTGGACGGA tgtTTTCAAGCATTGTTTTTCCTTTATGCTTTGATCGTGGACGTTTTCCCGTTGATTTTCCCTTCTAAATCATCGGTCTTGGAAACCTTAGTTCAAGTAAAAAGCTTTTTCTTCGCCAGCGTTGCTTTTCCATTAAGTAtg tttGTGTCTACGACCTTTTGGAGCTTGTGGTTTATCGACCGTAGCTTGGTGATGCCTAAAGATATAGACTTATATTTCCCAATTTGGTTGAACCACACAATGCATACGTTTGTATTCGTATTCACCTGCTTAGAAATGGTCACCGCTTACCGACCATATCCATCCCGTATTTTCGGAATGACTACACATATCTGTCTGCAGTTATCTTATTTAATATG gattcatattgtatatagtcAGTGCCATATGTGGGTATATCCGATTCTTACTCAGTTGAACCTGCCATTGAGATGCCTTTTCTTCCTTGGCACATTTGTGTACACATCTGTCTTATACATAGTTGGCGAATATTTCAACAAATTTGTCTGGGGCTATCAACCTCAAAAGGTACAAAACCAGTACGATCCTTAA